One window from the genome of Lysobacter helvus encodes:
- a CDS encoding malate dehydrogenase, translated as MKQPVRVAVTGAAGQIGYALLFRIASGEMLGKDQPVILQMLELPLEKAQAALKGVMMELEDCAFPLLAGMVGTDDPRVAFKDADIALLVGARPRGPGMERKDLLLENAKIFTEQGKALNDVASRNVKVLVVGNPANTNAYIAMKSAPSLPAKNFTAMLRLDHNRALSQLATRAGVAVADIDKLVVWGNHSPTMYPDYRFATAGGASLKDKINDADWNANDFIPKVGKRGAAIIEARGLSSAASAANAAIDHVRDWVLGSNGKWVTMGVPSDGSYGIPEGVIYGVPVTTANGEYTRIENLPVDDFSRERMDKTLAELEEERAGVAHLL; from the coding sequence ATGAAGCAACCCGTCCGAGTCGCCGTCACCGGCGCTGCCGGCCAGATCGGCTACGCCCTGCTGTTCCGCATCGCTTCGGGCGAAATGCTCGGCAAGGACCAGCCGGTGATCCTGCAGATGCTGGAGCTGCCGCTCGAGAAGGCGCAGGCCGCGCTCAAGGGCGTGATGATGGAGCTCGAGGACTGCGCGTTCCCGCTGCTCGCCGGCATGGTCGGCACGGATGATCCGCGCGTGGCGTTCAAGGACGCCGACATCGCCCTGCTGGTCGGCGCGCGTCCGCGCGGCCCGGGCATGGAGCGCAAGGACCTGCTGCTCGAAAACGCGAAGATCTTCACCGAGCAGGGCAAGGCGCTCAACGACGTCGCTTCGCGCAACGTCAAGGTGCTCGTGGTCGGCAACCCGGCCAACACCAATGCGTACATCGCGATGAAGTCGGCGCCCTCCCTGCCGGCGAAGAACTTCACCGCCATGCTGCGCCTGGACCACAACCGCGCGCTGTCGCAACTGGCCACCAGGGCCGGCGTGGCCGTGGCCGACATCGACAAGCTCGTCGTGTGGGGCAACCACTCGCCGACGATGTATCCCGACTACCGCTTCGCCACCGCGGGCGGCGCGTCGCTGAAGGACAAGATCAACGACGCCGACTGGAACGCCAACGACTTCATCCCGAAGGTCGGCAAGCGCGGCGCTGCGATCATCGAAGCGCGCGGCCTGTCGTCGGCCGCGTCGGCCGCCAATGCGGCGATCGACCACGTGCGTGACTGGGTGCTCGGCTCGAACGGCAAGTGGGTGACGATGGGCGTGCCGTCCGACGGCAGCTACGGCATCCCCGAAGGCGTGATCTACGGCGTGCCGGTGACCACCGCCAACGGCGAATACACGCGCATCGAAAACCTGCCGGTCGACGATTTCAGCCGCGAGCGCATGGACAAGACGCTGGCCGAGCTCGAAGAAGAGCGCGCCGGCGTGGCGCACTTGCTCTGA
- a CDS encoding aminotransferase class I/II-fold pyridoxal phosphate-dependent enzyme, with product MPELARRIGRAKPSAIMLVAEKAKRLKSEGRDIISFSIGVPNFLPGDHVYAAAREALAKDSGQYGSNRGADALLDAFIAHMEQVGMTGYTRANVATGIGAKHVIYNLAEALLDEGDAICFAVPYWTSYVDIAEIVNAKIDLLPCPATQDYKMTPAQLDAALAKKPKVFLFNNPSNPTGMVYTKAEISALADVLVKYPDTWVITDDIYNRMVFDGIGYHNFVQARPELRERVIFIDSLSKTYGMPGWRVGFMAGPASVAQAVATMNSNHITNIPEIITAAAVAALSGPQDVPTAKNAEFQAKRDQVLAALAAIPGIVCPRPQGAFYVFPDISCAFGKTHGPTGTKITNDVDLCSALLESHGVACVPGSAFGEPRAMRISYTCPTPQLAPGLSRIQQFFSELQ from the coding sequence ATGCCTGAGCTCGCCCGGCGCATTGGTCGCGCCAAGCCTAGCGCAATCATGCTGGTCGCCGAAAAGGCCAAGCGACTCAAGTCCGAAGGCCGCGACATCATCAGCTTCTCGATCGGCGTGCCCAACTTTTTGCCGGGCGACCACGTCTATGCCGCCGCCCGTGAAGCGTTGGCGAAGGACAGCGGCCAGTACGGCAGCAACCGCGGCGCCGACGCATTGCTCGATGCGTTCATCGCGCACATGGAACAGGTCGGCATGACCGGCTACACCCGCGCCAACGTGGCGACGGGCATCGGCGCCAAGCACGTCATCTACAACCTGGCCGAGGCGCTGCTGGACGAAGGCGACGCCATCTGCTTCGCCGTGCCGTACTGGACCAGCTACGTCGACATCGCCGAGATCGTGAACGCGAAGATCGACCTGCTGCCGTGCCCGGCCACGCAGGACTACAAGATGACGCCCGCGCAGCTCGACGCCGCGCTGGCGAAGAAGCCCAAGGTGTTCCTGTTCAACAACCCGTCCAACCCGACGGGCATGGTGTACACGAAGGCCGAGATCTCGGCGCTCGCCGACGTGCTGGTGAAGTACCCGGACACGTGGGTCATCACCGACGACATCTACAACCGCATGGTGTTCGACGGCATCGGCTACCACAACTTCGTGCAGGCGCGTCCCGAACTGCGCGAGCGCGTGATCTTCATCGACTCGCTGTCCAAGACCTACGGCATGCCGGGGTGGCGCGTGGGCTTCATGGCGGGCCCGGCGTCGGTGGCGCAGGCCGTGGCCACGATGAACTCGAACCACATCACCAACATCCCGGAAATCATCACCGCCGCCGCGGTCGCCGCACTGTCGGGTCCGCAGGATGTCCCCACGGCGAAGAACGCCGAGTTCCAGGCCAAGCGCGACCAGGTGCTGGCCGCGCTCGCCGCGATCCCGGGCATCGTGTGCCCGCGTCCGCAGGGTGCGTTCTACGTCTTCCCGGACATCAGCTGCGCGTTCGGCAAGACGCATGGCCCCACCGGCACGAAGATCACCAACGACGTCGATCTGTGCAGCGCGCTGCTCGAATCGCACGGCGTCGCGTGCGTCCCCGGTTCGGCGTTCGGCGAACCGCGCGCGATGCGCATCAGCTACACGTGCCCCACGCCGCAGCTCGCGCCCGGCCTGTCGCGCATCCAGCAGTTCTTCTCGGAACTGCAGTAA
- a CDS encoding M48 family metallopeptidase — MSPRLLSLSIAAFVALGACASQQPLRDNAPGTRPASGTDEGELWYAMQRAEEELQRSPMRVRDPALNAYVKQVACKVSAGHCQDMRVYVMNVPQFNASMAPNGMLLVWTGALLRMRDEAELAFVLGHEAGHYRAQHSIRQWRRMKDTSALLSAFSVLAYGFGAPNTAMLGSLAAYATVFKFSRDMEREADHLGFAEVVKNGYDPKAGADLWSRMLREENTLKYLPRSRVFASHPATEERLADVRAAAAAISDPPHELGVAPYRAATRPFLENWLDGELSQRRYQSSLLVIQELLDESPGEDRGVLTFYLAEAHRREDGPGDREKAAALYAQAIAMPGAPAGAWREHGFALAQAGQRAQARDAFQQYLARAPQADDRAFVQRELDKLGGTP, encoded by the coding sequence ATGAGCCCGCGCCTGCTCTCGCTGTCCATCGCGGCGTTCGTGGCGCTCGGTGCGTGCGCGTCGCAGCAACCCTTGCGCGACAACGCACCCGGCACGCGGCCGGCCTCCGGCACCGACGAAGGCGAACTCTGGTACGCAATGCAGCGCGCGGAAGAAGAACTGCAACGTTCGCCGATGCGCGTGCGCGATCCCGCGCTCAATGCGTACGTGAAGCAAGTGGCGTGCAAGGTGAGCGCGGGCCATTGCCAGGACATGCGCGTCTACGTCATGAACGTGCCGCAGTTCAACGCGAGCATGGCGCCCAACGGAATGCTGCTGGTGTGGACGGGCGCGTTGCTGCGCATGCGCGACGAAGCCGAACTCGCGTTCGTGCTCGGCCACGAAGCCGGCCACTACCGCGCGCAGCATTCGATCCGGCAATGGCGGCGCATGAAGGACACCAGCGCGTTGCTGAGTGCGTTCTCCGTGCTCGCCTACGGCTTCGGCGCACCGAACACCGCGATGCTCGGTTCGCTCGCCGCGTACGCCACGGTCTTCAAGTTCAGCCGCGACATGGAGCGCGAAGCCGATCACCTCGGTTTCGCCGAAGTGGTGAAGAACGGGTACGACCCGAAGGCCGGCGCGGACCTGTGGAGCCGCATGCTGCGCGAAGAAAACACGCTGAAATACCTTCCGCGCAGCCGCGTCTTCGCCTCGCATCCCGCGACGGAAGAACGCCTCGCCGACGTGCGCGCGGCAGCGGCCGCGATTTCCGATCCACCGCACGAGCTCGGCGTCGCGCCCTACCGCGCGGCGACCCGGCCCTTCCTCGAAAACTGGCTCGACGGCGAACTCTCGCAACGTCGTTACCAGAGCTCGCTGCTCGTCATCCAGGAACTGCTGGACGAATCGCCCGGCGAAGACCGCGGCGTGCTCACGTTCTATCTCGCCGAAGCGCATCGGCGCGAGGATGGCCCCGGCGATCGCGAAAAAGCGGCGGCGCTGTACGCGCAGGCGATCGCGATGCCGGGCGCGCCCGCGGGTGCGTGGCGCGAACACGGCTTCGCCCTCGCGCAGGCCGGCCAGCGTGCGCAGGCACGCGATGCGTTCCAGCAATACCTGGCGCGTGCGCCGCAGGCAGACGATCGCGCCTTCGTGCAACGCGAACTCGACAAGCTCGGAGGAACGCCCTGA
- a CDS encoding peptidylprolyl isomerase → MSLFAVFDTARGPVRIELAPDKAPLTVANFVNLAQRGFYDGLNFHRVIDDFMVQGGCPEGSGRGGPGYRFEDETNNGLRHERGVLSMANAGPNTNGSQFFITHVPTGWLDGKHTVFGKVVEGMDVVDAVKQGDKINSVKIEGDAAAVLAAKADRVKEWNQILAA, encoded by the coding sequence ATGAGCTTGTTCGCCGTATTCGATACCGCCCGCGGCCCGGTCCGCATCGAACTGGCCCCGGACAAGGCCCCGCTCACGGTGGCCAACTTCGTGAACCTGGCCCAGCGCGGTTTCTACGATGGCCTCAATTTCCACCGCGTCATCGACGATTTCATGGTCCAGGGTGGCTGTCCGGAAGGCTCCGGCCGCGGCGGCCCGGGCTACCGCTTCGAGGACGAGACCAACAACGGCCTGCGCCACGAGCGCGGCGTGCTGTCGATGGCCAATGCCGGCCCGAACACCAACGGCAGCCAGTTCTTCATCACCCACGTGCCCACCGGCTGGCTGGACGGCAAGCACACCGTCTTCGGCAAGGTGGTCGAGGGCATGGACGTGGTCGACGCCGTGAAGCAGGGCGACAAGATCAACAGCGTGAAGATCGAAGGCGACGCCGCCGCCGTGCTGGCCGCCAAGGCCGACCGCGTGAAGGAATGGAACCAGATCCTCGCGGCGTGA
- the typA gene encoding translational GTPase TypA: MSATASVERLRNIAIVAHVDHGKTTLVDQLLKQSGTLNERAVVPDRVMDSNDLEKERGITILSKNTAIRWTNPKTGEVWRINIVDTPGHADFGGEVERVLSMVDSVLILVDAMDGPMPQTRFVTQKAFAMGFKPIVVVNKVDRPGARASWVLDQTFDLFDRLGATDDQLDFTTVYASGLQGYAGMDESVRDGDMTPLFEAICNHVPAPPVDPDGPFQMRVTSLDYNNYVGIIGVGRIQRGKIKTNQQITVIDREGKTRNGKVLQVLGFMGLERVEVPEAMAGDIIAVSGVEGLGISDTLCEPGAVEQLPVLTVDEPTISMTFQVNDSPFAGVKDRSGGKFLTSRQLRDRLMRETQHNVALKVEDTADADKFKVSGRGELHLSILIENMRREGYELAVSRPEVILKQVDGVTHEPVESLVCDMEEQFQGGVMGRLGERKALLQNMEPDGKGRVRLDYMIPARGLIGFQTEFRTLTAGTGLLFHVFDHYGPKAEGQIGQRQNGVLISNGTGPSPAYAQIAMQERGRLFIEPGEEIYEGQIVGINSKDNDLTVNALRGKQLTNFRASGKDDDEGLIPPIKFSLEQALEFIDDDELVEITPKAIRLRKKHRSETDRKRASRAA, encoded by the coding sequence ATGTCCGCAACCGCTTCCGTCGAACGCCTCCGCAATATCGCCATCGTCGCGCACGTCGACCATGGCAAGACCACCCTCGTCGACCAGCTGCTCAAGCAGTCCGGCACGTTGAACGAACGCGCCGTCGTCCCCGACCGGGTGATGGACAGCAACGACCTGGAAAAGGAACGCGGCATCACGATCCTTTCCAAGAACACCGCGATCCGCTGGACCAACCCGAAGACGGGCGAGGTGTGGCGCATCAACATCGTCGACACGCCCGGGCACGCCGACTTCGGCGGCGAAGTGGAACGCGTGCTGTCGATGGTCGACTCGGTGCTCATCCTCGTCGACGCGATGGACGGCCCGATGCCGCAGACGCGCTTCGTGACGCAGAAGGCGTTCGCGATGGGCTTCAAGCCGATCGTCGTCGTCAACAAGGTCGACCGCCCCGGCGCGCGCGCCAGCTGGGTGCTCGACCAGACGTTCGACCTGTTCGACCGCCTCGGCGCCACCGACGACCAGCTCGACTTCACCACCGTCTACGCCTCGGGCCTGCAGGGCTACGCCGGCATGGACGAGAGCGTGCGCGACGGCGACATGACGCCGTTGTTCGAAGCGATCTGCAACCACGTGCCCGCGCCGCCGGTCGACCCGGACGGCCCGTTCCAGATGCGCGTGACCTCGCTCGACTACAACAACTACGTCGGCATCATCGGCGTGGGCCGCATCCAGCGCGGCAAGATCAAGACCAACCAGCAGATCACGGTCATCGACCGCGAAGGCAAGACACGCAACGGCAAGGTGCTGCAGGTGCTCGGCTTCATGGGCCTGGAGCGCGTGGAAGTGCCCGAAGCGATGGCCGGCGACATCATCGCCGTCTCCGGCGTTGAAGGCCTCGGCATTTCCGACACGCTGTGCGAACCGGGCGCGGTCGAACAGCTCCCCGTGCTCACCGTCGACGAACCCACGATCTCGATGACCTTCCAGGTCAACGACTCGCCGTTCGCCGGCGTCAAGGATCGCAGCGGCGGCAAGTTCCTCACCTCGCGCCAGCTGCGCGACCGCCTGATGCGCGAGACGCAGCACAACGTCGCGCTGAAGGTCGAGGACACGGCCGACGCCGACAAGTTCAAGGTCAGCGGCCGCGGCGAACTGCACCTGTCGATCCTCATCGAGAACATGCGTCGCGAAGGCTACGAGCTCGCGGTGTCGCGTCCGGAAGTGATCCTCAAGCAGGTCGACGGCGTGACGCACGAACCGGTGGAATCGCTGGTGTGCGACATGGAAGAACAGTTCCAGGGCGGCGTGATGGGCCGCCTCGGCGAGCGCAAGGCGCTGCTGCAGAACATGGAACCGGACGGCAAGGGACGCGTGCGCCTGGATTACATGATCCCCGCGCGTGGCCTCATCGGTTTCCAGACCGAGTTCCGCACGCTCACGGCCGGCACCGGCCTGCTCTTCCACGTGTTCGACCACTACGGTCCGAAGGCGGAAGGCCAGATCGGCCAGCGCCAGAACGGCGTGCTGATCTCCAACGGCACGGGCCCCTCGCCGGCGTACGCGCAGATCGCGATGCAGGAACGCGGCCGCCTCTTCATCGAGCCGGGCGAAGAAATCTACGAAGGCCAGATCGTCGGCATCAACAGCAAGGACAACGACCTCACGGTCAATGCCCTGCGCGGCAAGCAGCTCACCAACTTCCGCGCGTCCGGCAAGGACGACGATGAAGGCCTGATCCCGCCGATCAAGTTCTCGCTCGAACAGGCGCTGGAATTCATCGACGACGACGAACTCGTCGAGATCACGCCGAAGGCGATCCGTCTGCGGAAGAAGCACCGCAGCGAAACCGATCGCAAGCGCGCCTCCCGCGCGGCGTGA
- a CDS encoding DUF2127 domain-containing protein — MTQGPAPHYNPNPRAHPGLRAIALIEALKGLLALSAASGLEIIGPVPLKRWAHALIDYFQLDTQHGAMAWLANAINPGSVHFAAAAVGAYAVLHLIEAWGLWRDKAWASLLGCIAAAIYLPFDLYALFRHPGWVSVAVLAINVLIVWVLARDLLKRRT; from the coding sequence GTGACCCAGGGGCCGGCCCCGCACTACAACCCCAACCCGCGGGCCCACCCCGGCCTGCGGGCCATCGCGCTGATCGAAGCGCTCAAGGGATTGCTTGCGTTGTCGGCCGCCAGCGGGCTCGAGATCATCGGGCCCGTCCCGCTCAAGCGATGGGCGCACGCGCTCATCGATTATTTCCAGCTCGATACGCAGCACGGTGCGATGGCGTGGCTGGCCAACGCCATCAATCCCGGCTCGGTGCATTTCGCCGCCGCGGCCGTGGGCGCGTATGCCGTGCTGCACCTGATCGAAGCCTGGGGCCTGTGGCGCGACAAGGCCTGGGCCTCGCTGCTCGGCTGCATCGCCGCGGCCATCTACCTGCCCTTCGATCTCTACGCCCTCTTCCGGCACCCCGGCTGGGTCTCGGTGGCCGTGCTGGCCATCAATGTGCTGATCGTCTGGGTTCTCGCACGCGACCTGCTCAAGCGGCGCACCTGA
- a CDS encoding WD40/YVTN/BNR-like repeat-containing protein, which produces MRRATVGLALSLVMAAASASNPPVRVEAQDSGVTVRLRGISAVDANIAWASGREGTVLRTLDGGKHWTKVSVPDAKDLDFRDIEAFDAKTAVVLSIGPGAASRVYRTEDGGKHWTLALKNDDERAFFDCMAFDGKQGWMWGDPVDGAFQVRTTLDGGRTWTFDKKLGSGMWKDEAAFAASGTCIAHTRHGAVAVSGGGASRLHDLGSGIVAFVDMPHRVPGGGIFSVAPRGDGLLLVGGDFEHDAQGSAALATFDTLHGWSTDPLPDPRGYRSGAACFGEALCLAVGPTGVDALRGKQWTAVSDTGYDAVDIAGKVGWMSGDKGRIARITLSLLPPQASSSKSPQASPPSKP; this is translated from the coding sequence GTGAGGCGCGCAACGGTTGGACTCGCGCTGTCGTTGGTGATGGCCGCGGCGTCGGCGTCGAACCCGCCGGTGCGTGTCGAAGCGCAGGACAGCGGGGTCACCGTGCGCCTGCGCGGCATCTCCGCGGTCGACGCGAACATCGCGTGGGCCAGCGGTCGCGAAGGCACGGTGCTGCGCACGCTCGATGGCGGCAAGCACTGGACGAAGGTTTCCGTACCCGACGCGAAGGACCTCGACTTCCGCGACATCGAAGCCTTCGATGCGAAGACGGCGGTCGTGTTGTCGATCGGTCCGGGTGCGGCCTCGCGCGTGTATCGCACCGAAGATGGTGGCAAGCACTGGACGCTGGCGCTGAAGAATGACGACGAGCGCGCGTTCTTCGATTGCATGGCGTTCGATGGCAAGCAGGGCTGGATGTGGGGCGACCCGGTGGACGGCGCCTTCCAGGTGCGCACGACGCTCGATGGCGGCCGCACGTGGACGTTCGACAAGAAGCTTGGCTCGGGCATGTGGAAGGATGAAGCCGCATTCGCCGCGAGCGGCACGTGCATCGCACATACCAGGCACGGTGCGGTGGCCGTCTCCGGCGGGGGTGCGTCGCGATTGCACGACCTGGGAAGCGGCATCGTTGCGTTCGTCGACATGCCGCACCGCGTGCCAGGCGGCGGCATCTTTTCCGTGGCGCCGCGCGGCGACGGGCTGCTGCTGGTGGGCGGCGATTTCGAACACGATGCGCAAGGCAGCGCGGCGTTGGCCACGTTCGACACCCTGCACGGGTGGAGCACCGATCCGCTTCCGGATCCGCGGGGTTATCGCTCCGGCGCCGCGTGTTTCGGCGAGGCGCTGTGCCTCGCCGTCGGGCCGACGGGCGTCGACGCGCTCCGCGGCAAGCAATGGACCGCCGTCAGCGACACCGGTTACGACGCGGTCGATATCGCCGGCAAGGTCGGCTGGATGAGCGGCGACAAAGGCCGCATCGCCCGCATCACTTTGTCGTTGCTGCCGCCGCAGGCGTCGTCGTCGAAGTCTCCGCAGGCATCGCCGCCGTCGAAGCCGTAG
- a CDS encoding class II 3-deoxy-7-phosphoheptulonate synthase, whose translation MPQSDRTLHPVSLPEGWAPDSWRARPALQMPVYPDAAALQDTLEELRGLPPLVTSWEIIALKQHLADAQEGKRFLLQGGDCAESFAECNSNLISNRLKVLLQMSLVLVHGLRLPVVRVGRFAGQYAKPRSTDDETRNGVTLPSYRGDIVNAPGFTAAERVPDPRRMIKAHARSAMTMNFVRALIDGGFADLHHPEYWDLGWVGHSPLADEYHHMVASIGDAVRFMETLSGSQVHNLNRVDFYTSHEALLLPYEEAQTRQVPRQWGWFNLSTHFPWIGMRTAALDGAHVEYFRGIRNPIAVKVGPSVAPDQLLRMIDVLNPEDEPGRLTFIHRMGAAHIGSKLSPLLDAVRREGRRVLWVCDPMHGNTESTANGFKTRRFSNIRSEVEQSFELHAAAGTRLGGVHLELTGEDVTECLGGARELTETDLERAYRSTVDPRLNYEQALEIAMLIVRKQVQLMAPVQA comes from the coding sequence ATGCCCCAGTCCGACCGCACCCTGCATCCCGTGTCCCTGCCCGAAGGCTGGGCGCCCGACAGCTGGCGCGCGCGCCCCGCGCTGCAGATGCCCGTGTATCCGGACGCCGCCGCGTTGCAGGACACCCTCGAGGAACTGCGCGGCCTGCCGCCGCTGGTGACGTCGTGGGAAATCATCGCGCTCAAGCAACACCTGGCCGATGCGCAGGAAGGCAAGCGCTTCCTGCTGCAGGGCGGCGACTGCGCGGAAAGCTTCGCCGAGTGCAACTCCAACCTGATTTCGAATCGCCTCAAGGTGCTGCTGCAGATGAGCCTCGTGCTCGTGCACGGCCTGCGCCTGCCGGTGGTGCGCGTCGGTCGGTTCGCGGGCCAGTACGCGAAGCCGCGTTCCACCGATGACGAAACGCGCAACGGCGTGACGTTGCCGAGTTATCGCGGCGACATCGTCAACGCCCCGGGCTTCACCGCCGCCGAGCGCGTGCCGGATCCGCGCCGCATGATCAAGGCGCACGCGCGTTCGGCGATGACGATGAACTTCGTGCGCGCGCTGATCGATGGCGGCTTCGCCGACCTGCACCATCCCGAATACTGGGACCTCGGCTGGGTCGGCCATTCACCGCTCGCCGACGAATACCACCACATGGTCGCGAGCATCGGCGACGCTGTGCGCTTCATGGAAACGCTGTCCGGCAGCCAGGTGCACAACCTCAACCGCGTGGACTTCTACACCTCGCACGAAGCGCTGCTGCTGCCGTACGAGGAAGCGCAGACGCGCCAGGTGCCGCGCCAGTGGGGCTGGTTCAACCTCAGCACGCACTTCCCGTGGATCGGCATGCGCACGGCCGCGCTCGACGGCGCGCACGTCGAATACTTCCGCGGCATCCGCAATCCGATCGCGGTGAAGGTGGGCCCGTCGGTGGCGCCGGACCAGTTGCTGCGCATGATCGACGTGCTGAATCCCGAAGACGAACCCGGCCGCCTCACCTTCATCCATCGCATGGGCGCGGCGCACATCGGATCCAAACTCTCGCCGCTGCTCGATGCCGTGCGTCGCGAAGGCCGCCGCGTGCTGTGGGTGTGCGACCCGATGCATGGCAACACCGAGAGCACCGCGAACGGCTTCAAGACGCGTCGCTTCTCCAACATCCGCAGCGAAGTGGAGCAGTCGTTCGAACTGCACGCCGCCGCGGGCACGCGCCTCGGCGGCGTGCACCTGGAGCTCACCGGTGAAGACGTCACCGAATGCCTCGGCGGCGCCCGCGAACTCACCGAAACGGATCTCGAGCGCGCGTATCGCTCCACGGTCGATCCGCGCCTCAACTACGAACAAGCCCTGGAGATCGCGATGCTGATCGTGCGCAAGCAGGTGCAGTTGATGGCGCCGGTGCAGGCGTGA
- a CDS encoding disulfide bond formation protein B: MHTSTHVLVSAFRKRWLLGFVACAALFGFALYSQSAWGLKPCPLCIFQRIAFIALGLVFLLGGLFAPRSAGGRRAWGIVALIPALAGIGIASRHVWLTHLPPDQVPSCGPPLEFMMESNPLTDVIKMVLTGSGECAKVDWHFLGLSMPEWSLAWFLVLTGWALHAAFRRR, encoded by the coding sequence ATGCATACCAGCACGCACGTCCTCGTCTCCGCCTTCCGCAAGCGCTGGCTCCTGGGCTTCGTCGCCTGCGCCGCGCTCTTCGGATTCGCCCTGTATTCGCAGTCGGCCTGGGGGCTCAAGCCCTGTCCGCTGTGCATCTTCCAGCGCATTGCCTTCATCGCGCTTGGCCTGGTGTTCCTGCTCGGCGGGTTGTTTGCGCCGCGCAGTGCAGGCGGGCGTCGCGCGTGGGGCATCGTGGCCCTCATCCCCGCGCTGGCGGGCATCGGCATCGCGAGCCGCCACGTGTGGCTCACGCACCTGCCGCCGGACCAGGTGCCCTCGTGCGGTCCGCCGCTCGAGTTCATGATGGAATCCAACCCGCTCACCGACGTGATCAAGATGGTGCTCACCGGCTCGGGCGAATGCGCGAAGGTCGACTGGCATTTCCTCGGCCTGTCGATGCCGGAGTGGAGCCTGGCCTGGTTCCTCGTGCTCACGGGCTGGGCGTTGCACGCCGCGTTCCGTCGCCGCTGA
- the rplQ gene encoding 50S ribosomal protein L17, with protein sequence MRHQKSGRKFSRTSAHRDAMFSNMAASLFKHELIRTTLPKAKELRRVAEPLITLAKVDGVANRRLAFSRLRDKEAVGNLFTILGPRYVSRPGGYLRILKCGFRAGDNAPMAYVELVDRPEAATDAE encoded by the coding sequence ATGCGCCACCAGAAATCCGGACGCAAGTTCAGCCGCACCAGTGCCCATCGCGATGCGATGTTCAGCAACATGGCGGCCTCGCTGTTCAAGCACGAATTGATCCGCACCACGCTCCCGAAGGCCAAGGAACTGCGCCGCGTCGCAGAACCGCTGATCACGCTGGCGAAGGTCGACGGCGTGGCCAATCGCCGCCTCGCCTTCTCGCGCCTGCGCGACAAGGAAGCCGTGGGCAACCTGTTCACCATCCTCGGTCCGCGTTACGTCTCCCGTCCTGGCGGCTACCTGCGGATCCTCAAGTGCGGCTTCCGCGCCGGCGACAACGCCCCGATGGCGTACGTCGAGCTCGTCGACCGCCCCGAGGCTGCCACCGACGCCGAGTAA